The genomic interval ACTACATGTATATGTGCGCCAGTGTGGACCGATCTGGATACCATGAATTCGCTTCAACCCTTAGCGAGCACAACCGGAACGCCGCGCGCTACCGGCAATGGTTGAACCAACAGCGGCTCTACCGATAAACCGAGCGAGCGGTCTTTATTGAACCACTACTTTTTCAGCCTGGTCCGCCCACTGGACGTAGTAGATTCCCTTTGGGATTTCACTCAAGTCGTACAAGCGAACGAAGGGTTGAGAGCCTTCATGCTTCGGCACATCGATTTGCTGACCCAATTGGTTGAACCAAAGGATGGGCCCATCCACACGACCTTCAATAGTGATCACTGAACTAGCAGGATTCGGATAAATGTGCAGGAACTCCTGAGGTTCTTCCAGACCGACGGTGGAATAGTTGACCACCTGGCAAGAATCAGAACTGCAGCCTTGGTCATCGGTCGTGGTCATGCACACAGTGTAATTACCGTCCTGAGCATAAGTATGGGTGACCAAGTTTCCCTGGTCCGTATTTCCATCGCCAAAGTCCCAATCGTAGGTAAAGGCACTACTGCCACTTGAAGTGAAAGTGAACTGTTGACCGGCTTGAAGTGCTGAGAACCCAAATGCGGGTTCAGGTCCTACATAAACACTTTTTGAAGTACTGTCTGTACATCCTGGGTCTATGGCGACTTGAGAAATCTCCACAGTGCCGGATAGTCCAGTTAAATTAAAATCACCAACACCACTGTGGTCAAATGCTCCGTTCACATACCAATCGACATTGGTCGTTCCGGCACTATTGTCCGTGACTTGAATGGGTGCATCCCAACAGTATAGACTGTCGTTGGTGCTGAAATTGGCCGAAGCCGGACAGCAACTTCCCAAGGTAAAGGTCTGTGGGAAGGTCGAGGTGATCTGCGAAAAGGGCGTAAAATACGCCTCCATGATGAGGGTGGTCAGTCCAGGCGTGCCCACATTGGCTGGAACGGTTACGGTATGGGTGTAAGGCGTAATGACCGTTAGTCCAAAGCCCGGCGCATCAAAAGTGACTCGAACGGTCATGGTATTTCCGCTCACGGTTACATTATCCCCGGTGACAATGTAATTGGTTGCCGGCAAATCCCCCGCAATGTTAACGGTGAAGGGCTGGCAGTCCAGTGGGTTAGCAGAAATTACGGCACTCGTTATGGTTTGAGCTGAAGCAATACTAGAGCACAAAATCACTGCTAGGAACGAATGAAGGAGCGGCTTTAAATTTTTCATTGAATCACAATTTTTTCGGCTTGATCTGCCCACTGAACATAGTAGATTCCTTTGGGAATTTCACGAAGGTCATAAAGCCGTACAAAGGGCTGAGAGCCCTCGTGCTTCGGTACATCGATCTGCTGACCCAATTGGTTGAACCAGAGGATGGGTCCATCCACGCGGCCTTCAATCGTGATCAATGAACTTGCTGGGTTCGGGTAGATGTGCAGGAACTCCTGAGGCTCATCCAGGCCTACCGTAGAGTAATTCACAACCTGACAGGAATCAGCATTGCAGTTTTGATCATCAGTCGTGGTCATGCAAACCGTGTAATTGCCGTCTTGGGCGTAGGTATGGGTCACTAAGTTTCCTTGTGCTGTGTTTCCGTCTCCAAAGTCCCAATCGTAGGTATAGGCACTGCTGCCACCTGCCGTGAACGTGAACTGCTGACCTACTTGAAGGGCCGAAAATCCAAAGGCTGGCTCAAGGGCCACATAAACACTCTTCGAAGTACTGTCGGTACATCCAGGATCAATCGCCACCTGTGAGATTTCAACGGTCCCCGTGTGTCCGGATAGGACAAAATCTCCAACTCCGCTATGATCAAAAGCGCCGTTGACATACCAGTCTACGTTTGTCGTTCCCGCGCTGTTGTCCGTGACTTGAATAGGGGAGTCCCAACAGTAAAGACTGTCGTTGGTGCTGAAATTGGCGGATGCTGGACAGCAACTTCCTAAAGTAAATGGAGTGGTGAACGAAGCCGAGTTTTGACCAATGGGTACACTGAAAATGGTGATATTCAATTGGTAGGACCCCGCAGGTACAGCGTTTGCCGGAATGTTGATGACGTGGGTGTAGGGTGCAAACATCGGATTCCCAATAGGCGGTGCATCGAAGGTGATCAGCACATCGAGATTGCTGCCATTGACGGTATAGCTATCCGCCGAGACAAAATACTGGGGCATGGGCTTCATTCCATCTACGGTAATGGTCCAGGCCTGACAATCTAGAGGGTTATTGGAAACGGCAACGGCTGTAATGCTTTGGGCCATTGCAAAAGTGGTGCTCACCAAAGCGAGCAAGAGTAGAAACTTCTTCATAGGTGTAGTTGTGTAGTTAACGCGCTAGACCTCTCAACCTAGCGCGCCCAAGTTACGCAAATCTCACCTAATGTTAGCTCCAGGTTAAGGGCTAACGAAGTCCCATGGAATCGATAATTCCGTCAATTCTCTCTTCCAATCCAGCCTCTACGGAATCAAAGTCCCCTTTGCTTTCTAGAGCTCCTTTGACGGAGAAATAGAACTTGATCTTGGGTTCCGTTCCCGACGGACGTGCTGAAATCTTTGAGCCGTCCTCGGTGTAGAATTGAAGCACATTTGAAGAGGGTAGGTCTATGGCTTGAGTGGAACCATCGACGAGGTTCTTCTCTACCAGGCTTCCGTAGTCCAACATGCGAACTACTTTCGATCCATTGATTTCTGCCGGGGATTATTGGCGGTACGCTTCCATCATCGCCTTGATCTCAGCGGCTCCGTCACGTCCCTTCTTGACAATACTGATTAAGCGCTCTTTATAGAAGCCGTATTTGATGTACACATCGAGCAATCGGTCGAAGAAAGAAGATCCTCGAGATTGCGCTTCAGCACCAATTTCTGAGGCGATGAGGGCACTGGTTACGGCATCTTTATCGCGAACGAAATCGCCGACCATGTATCCGAAACTTTCTTCACCACCTCCGACAAAGGTCTTGAGGCCTTCGCGTTCGCGAATCAATTCGGCGATCCACTTGAATCCCGTAAGGCAAACGGGGCACTCCAGGTTATTTGCTTCCGCGATGTCCATGAAGAGTTCGCTGGTCACAATAGTAGAGGCGATGAATTCATTTCCGGCGAGCTTCCCTGCCTTACCCCATTGTTCGATGAGATAATCGGTCATGACCGCTCCAGTCTGATTACCGTTGAGTAAGCGCAATTCACCTTTGTGGTCGCGGACAGCGATTCCAATTCGGTCCGAATCAGGATCGGTACCGATGACCATATCCGCACCTTTTTCTTCGGCGAGGGCAACGGCCATACTCAAGGCTTCAGGCTCTTCAGGGTTGGGCGAAACGACTGTAGGGAAGTTTCCATTGGGTTCGGCTTGTTCTTGAACGATATAGACGTTCTGAAATCCAGCACGCTCGAGTACTTGAGGAACTCCATTGATGGATGTTCCATGGATAGAGGTGAAAACGACCTTGAAGGTGTCTTTACCACCAACATCAAATCCTTGTGAGACGGAAGCATTGTAAAAGGCCTCGTCGACTTCCGCGCCAATGACCTCGATCAATTGATCATTACCCTCGAATTTGACCTGATCTGGGCTCGTTATTTTTTCGACTTCCGCAATGATGAGCTTGTCGTGAGGACGTACGATTTGCGCGCCATCGTTCCAGTATACCTTGTATCCGTTATACTCTTTTGGATTGTGCGAGGCCGTCAATACAATTCCGCTGTGACAGCCCAGGTGTCGTATGGTGAAGGACAACTCGGGAGTTGGTCTAAGACTTTCGAAGAGGTATACCTTGATGCCGTTAGCGCTGAAAACCTCTGCTACCTGTCGGGCAAAGGTGTCCGAGTTATTTCGGCAGTCAAAGGCAATGGCCACTTTGAGCTCTTCGCCCGGGAAGCACTCGATCATGTAGTTGCACAATCCCTGAGTAGCCATTCCAAGGGTGTACTTGTTGATACGGTTGGTTCCCGGCCCCATGATTCCGCGCATACCTCCTGTGCCGAAGGTGAGGCTTTGGTAAAAGGAATCGGTGAGTTCTTGGGGATCGCTATCAATCATGTGACGAATCTGAGACTTGGTCTCTTCGTCATAGTTTCCGTTGAGCCACTCTTGGGCTTTATCCAGGATCGCTTGTTCGATCATGATGGGAGGTGGGTTTGGTTTTTACTCGGTTTTTCGGCTGACGCTACTGGCGCCGCTTGTGCTTTTGTTGATGGTCGGATTGCCTTTGTACTTGACAGAGGAGGCTCCACTGGCATTGATGGAGAGCTCTTCTTCCGCCCAGACGAGCACATCTGCTGCTCCGGCAACACTGACATCGGCCCGTAGGGCCTTCATTTCAAGGGCATTAATCTCAGAAGCCCCATTGACTTCAAATTGGAGTTCGCCTACAGTCCCTCGGAAACGAAGATCGCTGCCTCCATTGGATTCCACAGAAAGGCGGCTGCCCTCAAATTCCACGCGCATTTCCGTAGCCCCATTGGCCTCGACACTCAATGAACGGCCTTTAAGGCCGCCGCGGGTTTCGAGCTCATTGGCTCCATTGATGTTGATGTGGCGCATGTTGCGGACGGTGATGTAGATGTTTCGCGCTTCGGCTTTGCTGATCATCCGTTCGGACTCGATTTCCAGTTCCCCTTCGTTCTGGTCGATTTCCAGGTAGTCAAAGAGGTTCTCATCCATTTCGATTTCGAGATTGGGCTCGTCGCCTTGTCGGACGTAGATCATGTAGGCGCCGTTGACTTCAAGTTGGTCGAAGTCGTCCACTGGGATGACGCGTTTCACGACCTTTCCGTTCCCGACAACGCCCGGTTGACAGGAGACCACGGCAAAGGCCAATAGGAGTAGGGTAAGTGTTCTCATGTTGTTGTGTTTTCAGACTAAAGATAGGAAGTTAACCTCTTTGGTCCACGTTTCATGATGTTGATTCGAAGTACCGGATATCCGCTTTTTGGTTTTGCCTTAAAAATCCGAGAATCAAGCTTTGGGTATGGCGGTTGTCTTCGTACGGTGTGATGTACAGACGTAGTTGATCCACAAGCTCTACGGGCTGATCGGTAGGAATATACCCAAAGCCCTTGTATCGGCCTTCTTCAATGAGTACGGCGCTCTGCTCAGTATCGTCGCGCCCTCGGTCCAAAATGAAGAAGTTGGGCTCGGGATAAGCAAACTGCTCCAGCACTCGGTCCACTTTGGCATTGTACTTCCTCAGCAGGCTCTGCCCCAGATGTGCTCCGCTACATTGCCCCACAGAGACGTGAAAACACCCTTTTTCGCTTTTGTACAGTCCGCATAAACAGGGGCAGAGCTCGTATTCTTCCTTGAGCCATTCGAGATGCCGGCGACCTTCCGTCATGGTGGAATAGGTGCATAGCGGCACCTCCTGTTCTTTTTGGGATTTGACCTTTAGCTCGCGATATCCCTTACTGTTCATGTGCTCATATAGACCGTAGGTGTAGCTGTTGCGCCTTGCGGCGCGATTAAACTTTGGCCGATGCTTCTTGATCTCGTGGCTTTCCAGCAGAAGGGAAATCAACTCGCTTCCACAGATTTCGAAGTCGATCGAGGCGATCTCCTCCATCATACGTACGCCTTTTTCCGTCTCGTAATTGTTGAGGTGCTGAAGAATTCGAGACTTGATATTGGTGCTCTTACCGACATAAATCAGCATACCGTCAGCATCGTACAGGTAGTAGACACCAATTTTATTCGGCAGGTTCTGGACGACGGCCGGACTCAGTCCGGTGGCGTATTCCCCTTTGCTCGGAGCTTTTCCTCCGCCAATGATCCCTTCAAAATCATTGGCCAAGAGCATCTCAAAAAGCGTAACCGTGGCACGGGCATCTCCGGCGGCACGGTGACGGGCCGATATCTCGATGCCCAGCTCAGCGGATAGCTTCCCGAGGCTGTAAGAACGTTTGCCTGGCAGTAGCTTTCGACTGAGTTTGACCGTGCACAGTGTATCGCGTTCATACTCGTAACCCAGCGCCCTGAATTCCGCCTTGAAAAAGCCGTAATCGAACTTGCTGTTGTGCGCCACAAAGACGCAATCCTCCGTAAACTCGACGATCTCCTTCGCCACCTCATAGAAGTGCGGCGCGTTTTCGACCATTTCATTGGTGATGCCCGTAAGACCAGTAATGTTATAGGGAATTCGCTTTTCGGGATTGATCAGGCTTTGCCACTCCGCAACGATTTTAAAACCGTCGTGCTTGTACATGGCAATTTCGGTAATGCGCTCATTACGCGCACTTCCGCCCGTGGTCTCTATATCTATGATGCAATACAACTACTTGATGTCGCGCTTGTCTGTAGAAAGATAACACACGTCCTTCACATTTCCTTTCTTACTGACCTTAATTCCGGTCAATCCAATACCCAAGTAGGCACCGGTGTCAATGGTCCAACAATTGGCCCGTTTGTCAAATTTGGGTTTGCCGTTTTTCTGCGGGGTATGTCCAATGACCTGAGTCTTGCCGACATTTAAAATCGGTCGACGGTTATTTAAGACGCTGAGGCGGCTATCTTCTTTAAAGGGGTCGGTGGCGCTCAAGGCCCAACCGGCATGGCTGACCAATGCGCAGTCATTCTCCCACGAAAGGGGTAGAGCATGAATCCACTTCACAAAGCTCATATATGCATCTGGCTGAGCGTAAAGTTGTTTGAGGAGCTTAGACCCGCCACCGCGCAACCATTTCAGGCGTGGACTTCCTTGAAGGTATTGGAGTAAGTCCCATTCATGATTCCCCTTCATAAAGGCTACACGCCCTGGGTACTTCAATTCAAGTTCTTGACAGTACTGAACGGTTTCTAAGCTGTATTTGCCTCGATTGATGAGGTCACCGACTTGGATGAGTATTTCTCGGTCAGGATTCCAATGCTTACTGATGAGCGCTTCATAGGTATGAAGGCAGCCATGAACATCTCCAATGACAAAAAGCCGGGATTTTTCCACGGCAATAGGGTCTTAGTTATTCAGCATCACAGGCATGACGAGCATCAAAACGTCCTCGCCTTCCTCGCTGCCGTCCAGCGGCAAAAGGATACCCGCACGGTTAGGTGCAGACATTTCCAAGTTGACGTTCTCACTTTCTAAGTTGCTCAGCATTTCTACTAAAAAACGGCTGTTGAAGCCGATTTCGATGTCTTCTCCTTCGTATTGACACGTCAATCGCTCGTCTGCCTTGTTGGCAAAATCAAGATCTTCAGCGCTGATTTGCAGCTCATTACCCGCGATCTTCAAGCGGATTTGATGGGTCGTTTTATTGGAGAAGATACTCACACGACGGACCGAGCTCAGGAAAGCAGTTCGGTTAACGGTGAGCTTATTCGGGTTCGTTTGCGGAATGACTGCTTCGTAATTCGGATACTTCCCGTCGATCAGACGACAGCTCATATCGATGCCGTCAAAAAGGAATCGGGCATTGCTATCGTTGTACTCAACGGTTACTTCTCCGTCTGCACTTCCCAAAATGCTCTTCAATAAATTCAGAGGTTTCTTCGGCATGATGAATTCGGCGGAAGAATCTGTTGTGGCATCTGTTCGTGTGTAGCGTACGAGCTTATGCGCATCGGTGGCCACAAAACGAACATGCTCGGAACTAAATTGGAAAAAGACACCAGACATTACGGGGCGTAAATCGTCGTTCCCACTCGCAAACAAAGTCTTGTTGATGGCTGTCGCCATAATCTCAGGCTGAATACTCGCTGTACTGGGGTCTTCCAAAGCCTGAGCTTTAGGAAATTCTTCACCGTCCAAATAGCTTAGAGAGTACTTTCCATAGTCGGAACTCAATTCCACTTTTTTGCTCTCAGGGTCGAGCAAGAAGGTCAAGGGCTGCTCGGGAAAAGTTTTCAGCGTATCGAGGAGAAGGCGAGAGGGGATAGCTGCGCTTCCTTCTTCATCGCTCTGTGCTTCCAAGCGCGTAGAAATAGTGGTTTCCAAGTCGGAAGCCGTGATCTTCAATTCGTTTTCTTTAATCTCGAACAAGAAGTTGTCGAGAATCGGAAGCGTATTGCTGCTGTTGATGACCCCGCCAATCGTCTGTAGTTCCTTTAAAAGCTGGGTGCTCGAAACAATGAATTTCATGCGTAGAATGTCTTGGTTTTGGGCCTCAACGGCCCGATTTTCGCCTAAGAGCAAATATAAATTTTTAGGACTCTACGGCCCGAAAAGAAATCAACTACTTACTAACAAGCGCCTCTCCTTCAAAGTAGTTTCTGCTCCTAAGAACTCGACGTAAGGCGTAGTTCTGAATTAAGATGAAATCCTTCCCATTGAGCAGAGCGTAAAAGCGGTCCAAATCGTAGGACCGAGGGGTTCCGTCCTCATTCACTGTTCCTGGAAGTGCCTTTTTGTAGTAAGCCACAAGCTCTGTGTCTCGATCTCCAGCGCCTTCAATGCGCAAAGTGAATACAGGTTCACTTCCGAGAATGCTGTCCTTCTTAGCCCAGATACGGTCTTCTTCCGTGATTAACCCTTCGAAATAAATTCGCCCGAACTCACTCAAGTATCCCAGAGCAGCCGCCGAATCAAATAAAATGGGCTCATTACCTGGCCAGCTGCGAACCCCAACGGTTCCTGCGGAAGGCTGCTCTATGGCAAACCCGGCTTCAGGCTCTCGATGATATTGCAACGTAAGACGCTCAATGCGATCAGCACTAATTCCGACAATGCTTCGATCTCGCCACAGCATGGGGTCTGCGAAGTACCGTGTGTTCAGGAAACCGTTGAATCCTGGGATATGTACCAAATAGGGGCCATCGGAGCCCTTGATCATCATGTATGTCCCAAGCAAGTCCGGAGCGTTTCCACCCACGTAGAAGTGCTTTACCGCGGCGCCTTTGCTCTCCACAATAACTTCGAGACCGCGAGTGCTCATCATATTCATCACGCGCTCCTTGGCATTTTCCGGTGCAAAGCTTCTCATCTCTTGGCGCTTCAAGGTCTCCATCAGTACCTCCATAGCATCAGGACGTACGGGATATTGACCGTCGACCATCCAGCCGTCTTCGGTTCTGATCAACACTGTTTCTTTTGGACGCTTGTCTTTAATCACAATTCGATCCACTGCTGCGGTATCTTCAACTGTGAAATCGTAGAGCTGAGGTCGGGTGGTGTTTTCGTCTTTGAACATGGTCAAATAGACGACCACCGCACCTAGAATAAGGGCGATTACTACATAGAGTCCTAGTCTGTTCTTCATCTTACTTCGCGTATTTTCTTCGTCTCCAGTAGTTCAACAATAGTCCCATCAGTACTACCAGTACTAACGGTAGGGCGGTATTCAAGGTTTTCCAATACGTCATGGAACCGCGAATGCGCGTAGCATCGAGCAAGCGCAATTGCAATTCCCGAGAACGAACAGCGGTGAGGCCCGAGTCGTCCAAGAGGTAATCCACGGCATTTAGAATGAGGTCTTCATTGCCGTATTGATTTCCGGTGAACTTATCGTACCCCAATCGAAGGGCCTCGCCCCTTTGAAATTGGTTTTTCACTACGTCACCATCGGCAATCACAATTTGCGCGGTTGGCTCAGATTCTTCAATCAAAGAGAGTTCTTCACCGTTTCCATCACGCGGTTGAAGGCGATTCTTAAAATTCGAGGTGAAGGTGCCCTCCAGCAGAACGGCCAAGGGTAGGTACTGCTCTGTAAACTCTTCGGGCTGAGGTTGTTCGTTCAAAGAACTCAATCGAATGTTTGTCGGAGCCTGCGTGGTTTTGGTGTAGCGAGAACTCGATAATAGAATGGTCTTCTGCACTCCAGGGGTGACAATCGTATCAATGGATGCAGGGAACTCAAATCGCACGGGATTGATATTGGACACAATCGGGTGATCCTGGTAGGGCATGGCCAAGGGAAAGTAAAAGCCAAGGAAGAACTCGTACTGGGGGACCCCGTTTACTTGATTAACGACCACGGGAATTTCGGCACACAGCGCATCCTGAACCAAATGGTCGTTGAGTCGAACACCGTACCGGAACAGGATGTCGTTCAATCCCAAGTCCAGCGGATAGGAGAGGGCTTGGTTCTTGGTCGACAAGGAATCCATATCGGCGAATACGGCATCGATGAGCCAGATGATCTTTCCGCCTTGCATCACGAATTGATCCAATAGGTATTTGTCTAGGTCGGCAAAGGTCTCCCTTGGTTTGGCGATCACAAGCAAATCAAAACGGTTCAATTGAGCCTGCTTCACAGCAATGCTGATTTGACCACTCACCGAGTCGACTTCGAAAGAGCGCAGATCCAGTCTGGCCAAATCGTAGGACTCTTTCAGAACCCGACCAATACCTTCGGTTTCCAGATCGCTCAATTCCCCGTGCCCTTCGACAAAGCCAATCCCTTTGCGATCGTTCGCTTGAAGTTTGCGCAGCGCATTGGCAAGCTCAAACTCTAAAGACTGAATAGAGGTATTCAATTGGGCTTCGGGACTGGCCCCAGCCTGACTCTTGAGAAGGGTAAACACCCCTTCACGACCGAAGTAGTATACAACGCCGCCCGGGAAGATGATTTGTGAACTGCGCTGATCGCCTTCGTTGATCTGAAGTTGAGTGCCCTCAATCCCCTTTTCGGTCAACTGACGATAAAGCTGCTGGCGTTCCTCTTCACTTTCGCCAGCGCTGGGGTCGACGAACTCGAATTCAATATTGTCGTTGTACGCCCTGAATTCGCGAAGCATTCTTTTGGTCTCATTGCTCAGGCGGCGGAATCCTGAAGGGAATTCTCCTTCTAAGTATACTCGGAACAGTACTTTGTCTTCAAGGCCATCCAGCACTTCCTTGGTCGGTTCACTCAAAGTATAACGCCCTTCGGCGGTCAGGTCTAAACGGAAGTATTGGAACGAACCCAATACGTTTAGCAACACCAAGATGAGGAGCAGTAGTATCAGTCGGAGGATGTCGGTTCTATTGTTCACCACTTTCTGCTTTGAAGGACGGTGACACATCCTGCCGTGAAGGCAGCCATTAAAGAAAAGAAGTAGAGGACGTCACGGGAATCCAAAACGCCGCGGCTCATGCTGACGTAGTGACTGCTCATGCCCAATTGTTCTACGAGGTAATCCGCGGGTCCTAGAAGTGACCATGAAGCGAGATTGTCCAGTCCTAAATAGAGTAGGAAGCTCAGGAAGAGGGCGACGATAAAGGCAACGATCTGATTACTGGTTAAGCTGGAGGCGAAGAGTCCAATACTTACGTAGGCCCCTGCGAGGAGGAGTAAGCCAATATAGGAGCCCATGGTTCCTCCGGAATCAATGTTTCCGGCCGGAGCCCCAAGGGTTGAGACCGTATAATAATAAAGGAGCGTCGGCACCAAGGCCAGCGCTACCAATGCCCAACCGGCCAAGAATTTGGCCAGAACAATGCTGAGATCGCTGATGGGCCGAGTAGCGAGCAGCTCCATAGTTCCCGCTTTGTGTTCGTCCGCAAACATCCGCATGGTAATGGCCGGGATGAGGAAAAGAAAAACGAAGGGGGCAATAATGAACAAGGGGTCTAGGGTGGCATATCCGGCATTGAGGATATTGAATTCCCCGTCGAAGACCCATAGAAACAACGAGGTAATCAACAAGAAGACGAGAATCACCAGATATCCGATGATCGAGCTCAAGAAACTACTGATCTCCTTGCGGAAAAGGCTCCACATTACACTTCAACTTTTTTATTCAAACTCCACGCCTCTGGCTTATCGCCAAACAATGCCTTCGTGTTTGCCCAAACTTCTTTAAAGAGCGCTGAGTGACGGTAGGCTTCCAGATCATCAGGATGTCTCCACCAGGAGTAAGTGAAGAAAACGTGCTCGTGCTCCGCATGTTGCAAGAGCTCGAGGTGTTCACATCCCTCGAAGCCGCGTATGAGCTCTTTGCTCTGCTCAAAGATGTGCAAAAAATCATTAATCCCTTCGGGCCTGAAGGTCATCTTGACGATGCGTACAATCATGCAAAGGTGATTTTAATGGTTTCACCATAGCTTATGCCCAGCAGGCTACTGGCACCCCCGACCGTTTGCAAATCACTTTTGGCGATGGCGATTTCTAAATGCCCTGCGCTGTTGAATAAGGCCAGCGCTTGACCTTCTCCCATTTCGCTGTAGCGGCGACGCAGGGTTCTAATGCTCTCTTTGCTGTGACGCATCCTGGGTAAGTGAATCTCAAAGTCACGACCCTTGCCAATGTCCTTGAAGATCTGACGTGTTACGTTGGTCACCACATTACCAAAATGATCGATGTAAACCACGGCCGCAGTAATCTCCTTGCCATCGCTCGTTACACTTGGTTGAATTCCTTTTCTTTCTACAAATGCCCTACGGGCCGATCCGAGGAGCGATATCTTTCCGCCTCGTGCCAGATGGCAGGCTGCAGTGACGAATACGTCTCGTGCCGGAAAACTGTAGCTGTCCGTATCCTGTGCGATGTTCAACTCGATGATGGCGGAAGGTCGAAGGTCCGGAAATAGAAGCGCAAAAATTCCGGTATCGGCACCAATGAAAAAGTGACCGTCTACTTCCACGGCCAAATGCGGTTTGCTTTCCGTCAACTCGGAATCAATTCCGATGATGTGAATACTTCCTTTTGGGAAGTCTTTATAGGCATTGCGCAACACGTATGCGGCTTCGCTCAAATTGAAGGGTCGAATCTCATGGGTGACATCCACGATGTGAGCGTCCGGAAGTTCGCGAAGAATGGAGCCTTTGACCGATGCAGCGTGGTAGTCTTTGGTTCCGTAATCCGTCGTGAGGGTGATGATGGCCATAGGTGCGCGAATCGCCTGTTCTTAGGAGAAAGTTCCGTAATTTGCGTGCCTCAAAAGTAACCAATTTGAACGAACGCATTTTTCCGTTAGAGAACGTTGATCCTCTGGATTTTTTAGGGGCTCAGAACAAGAAACTCTCCCTGGTTAAAACATATTTTCCTCAGCTGAAATTAGTGGCCCGCGGCAACAAGATTACCGCCATCGGCCCTGATGAACTCATCGATCAATTTGAGGTCAAGTTCAACCTGCTGATGGAGCACCTGAATAAATACAATCAGCTCACTGAGGGAAACATCGAGCGCCTGATGGTTGAAGACGCCAAGGAGATCGATTCCAAAGGAGGAGGTGATGTCTTGCTTCACGGAACCAGTGGGCGCATGATTAAAGCCCGAACGGCCAATCAGCGCAAGATGGTGGAGCTCAGCGACAAGAACGATATGGTTTTTGCGATTGGACCGGCCGGTACCGGAAAAACTTACACCGCCGTGGCGCTGGCCGTACGAGCTCTTCGTCGCAAAGAAGTCCGTCGGATCATCTTGACGCGTCCTGCCGTTGAAGCGGGGGAGAACCTGGGATTCTTGCCGGGTGATCTCAAAGAGAAGCTGGATCCTTATTTGCAGCCACTTTATGACGCCTTGCGCGACATGATTCCCAATGAGAAACTTCAATACTTTATTGAAAACCACGTCGTACAAATTGCGCCACTGGCCTTCATGCGGGGACGTACTTTGGATAACGCCTTCGTCATTTTGGACGAGGCGCAGAACACGACGCATTCACAAATGAAGATGTTCTTGACGCGAATGGGTAAGTCGGCCAAGTTCATTGTAACGGGCGATGCTTCACAAATTGACCTTCCTCGGAATCAGAGAAGCGGATTGTTGGAGGCATTACACGTACTTAAGCACATCGATGGGATTTCCATCTTGGAACTGGATGAGAAAGACGTGATTCGCCATGGATTGGTGAAGAAGGTGATTAAGGCCTACGAAAAGCAGGAGGAAAGAGAAGCTAAGGAGCGAGAAAACAAGAGAAAAGTAGAACGTAAACCGAAAGACTGATGGCGCAGCCACTGA from Cryomorphaceae bacterium carries:
- a CDS encoding DUF4340 domain-containing protein, with translation MKNRLGLYVVIALILGAVVVYLTMFKDENTTRPQLYDFTVEDTAAVDRIVIKDKRPKETVLIRTEDGWMVDGQYPVRPDAMEVLMETLKRQEMRSFAPENAKERVMNMMSTRGLEVIVESKGAAVKHFYVGGNAPDLLGTYMMIKGSDGPYLVHIPGFNGFLNTRYFADPMLWRDRSIVGISADRIERLTLQYHREPEAGFAIEQPSAGTVGVRSWPGNEPILFDSAAALGYLSEFGRIYFEGLITEEDRIWAKKDSILGSEPVFTLRIEGAGDRDTELVAYYKKALPGTVNEDGTPRSYDLDRFYALLNGKDFILIQNYALRRVLRSRNYFEGEALVSK
- the gldG gene encoding gliding motility-associated ABC transporter substrate-binding protein GldG → MNNRTDILRLILLLLILVLLNVLGSFQYFRLDLTAEGRYTLSEPTKEVLDGLEDKVLFRVYLEGEFPSGFRRLSNETKRMLREFRAYNDNIEFEFVDPSAGESEEERQQLYRQLTEKGIEGTQLQINEGDQRSSQIIFPGGVVYYFGREGVFTLLKSQAGASPEAQLNTSIQSLEFELANALRKLQANDRKGIGFVEGHGELSDLETEGIGRVLKESYDLARLDLRSFEVDSVSGQISIAVKQAQLNRFDLLVIAKPRETFADLDKYLLDQFVMQGGKIIWLIDAVFADMDSLSTKNQALSYPLDLGLNDILFRYGVRLNDHLVQDALCAEIPVVVNQVNGVPQYEFFLGFYFPLAMPYQDHPIVSNINPVRFEFPASIDTIVTPGVQKTILLSSSRYTKTTQAPTNIRLSSLNEQPQPEEFTEQYLPLAVLLEGTFTSNFKNRLQPRDGNGEELSLIEESEPTAQIVIADGDVVKNQFQRGEALRLGYDKFTGNQYGNEDLILNAVDYLLDDSGLTAVRSRELQLRLLDATRIRGSMTYWKTLNTALPLVLVVLMGLLLNYWRRRKYAK
- the gldF gene encoding gliding motility-associated ABC transporter permease subunit GldF; translated protein: MWSLFRKEISSFLSSIIGYLVILVFLLITSLFLWVFDGEFNILNAGYATLDPLFIIAPFVFLFLIPAITMRMFADEHKAGTMELLATRPISDLSIVLAKFLAGWALVALALVPTLLYYYTVSTLGAPAGNIDSGGTMGSYIGLLLLAGAYVSIGLFASSLTSNQIVAFIVALFLSFLLYLGLDNLASWSLLGPADYLVEQLGMSSHYVSMSRGVLDSRDVLYFFSLMAAFTAGCVTVLQSRKW
- a CDS encoding antibiotic biosynthesis monooxygenase; the protein is MIVRIVKMTFRPEGINDFLHIFEQSKELIRGFEGCEHLELLQHAEHEHVFFTYSWWRHPDDLEAYRHSALFKEVWANTKALFGDKPEAWSLNKKVEV
- a CDS encoding SAM-dependent chlorinase/fluorinase; translation: MAIITLTTDYGTKDYHAASVKGSILRELPDAHIVDVTHEIRPFNLSEAAYVLRNAYKDFPKGSIHIIGIDSELTESKPHLAVEVDGHFFIGADTGIFALLFPDLRPSAIIELNIAQDTDSYSFPARDVFVTAACHLARGGKISLLGSARRAFVERKGIQPSVTSDGKEITAAVVYIDHFGNVVTNVTRQIFKDIGKGRDFEIHLPRMRHSKESIRTLRRRYSEMGEGQALALFNSAGHLEIAIAKSDLQTVGGASSLLGISYGETIKITFA
- a CDS encoding PhoH family protein, with protein sequence MNERIFPLENVDPLDFLGAQNKKLSLVKTYFPQLKLVARGNKITAIGPDELIDQFEVKFNLLMEHLNKYNQLTEGNIERLMVEDAKEIDSKGGGDVLLHGTSGRMIKARTANQRKMVELSDKNDMVFAIGPAGTGKTYTAVALAVRALRRKEVRRIILTRPAVEAGENLGFLPGDLKEKLDPYLQPLYDALRDMIPNEKLQYFIENHVVQIAPLAFMRGRTLDNAFVILDEAQNTTHSQMKMFLTRMGKSAKFIVTGDASQIDLPRNQRSGLLEALHVLKHIDGISILELDEKDVIRHGLVKKVIKAYEKQEEREAKERENKRKVERKPKD